The proteins below are encoded in one region of Mus caroli chromosome 10, CAROLI_EIJ_v1.1, whole genome shotgun sequence:
- the Cdk4 gene encoding cyclin-dependent kinase 4 isoform X1: MAATRYEPVAEIGVGAYGTVYKARDPHSGHFVALKSVRVPNGGAAGGGLPVSTVREVALLRRLEAFEHPNVVRLMDVCATSRTDRDIKVTLVFEHIDQDLRTYLDKAPPPGLPVETIKDLMRQFLSGLDFLHANCIVHRDLKPENILVTSNGTVKLADFGLARIYSYQMALTPVVVTLWYRAPEVLLQSTYATPVDMWSVGCIFAEMFRRKPLFCGNSEADQLGKIFDLIGLPPEDDWPREVSLPRGAFAPRGPRPVQSVVPEMEESGAQLLLEMLTFNPHKRISAFRALQHSYLHKEESDAE, from the exons ATGGCTGCCACTCGATATGAACCCGTGGCTGAAATTGGTGTCGGTGCCTATGGGACGGTGTACAAAGCCCGAGATCCCCACAGTGGCCACTTTGTGGCCCTCAAGAGTGTGAGAGTTCCTAATGGAGGAGCAGCTGGAGGGGGCCTTCCCGTCAGCACAGTTCGTGAGGTGGCCTTGTTAAGGAGGCTGGAGGCCTTTGAACATCCCAATGTTGTACG GCTGATGGATGTCTGTGCTACTTCCCGAACTGATCGGGACATCAAGGTCACCCTAGTGTTTGAGCATATAGACCAGGACCTGAGGACATACCTGGACAAAGCACCTCCACCGGGCCTGCCAGTTGAGACCATTAag GATCTGATGCGTCAGTTTCTAAGCGGCCTTGATTTTCTTCATGCAAACTGCATTGTTCACCGGGACCTGAAGCCAGAGAACATTCTAGTGACAAGTAATGGGACTGTCAAGCTGGCTGACTTTGGCCTAGCTAGAATCTACAGCTACCAGATGGCCCTCACACCTGTG GTGGTTACGCTCTGGTACCGAGCTCCTGAAGTTCTTCTGCAGTCTACATACGCAACACCCGTGGACATGTGGAGCGTTGGCTGTATCTTTGCAGAGATGTTTCGTCGGAA GCCTCTCTTCTGTGGAAACTCTGAGGCTGACCAGTTGGGGAAAATCTTTGA TCTCATTGGATTGCCTCCAGAAGACGACTGGCCTCGAGAGGTATCTCTACCTCGAGGAGCCTTTGCCCCCAGAGGGCCTCGGCCAGTGCAGTCAGTGGTGCCAGAGATGGAGGAGTCTGGAGCGCAGCTGCTACTG GAAATGCTGACCTTTAACCCACATAAGCGAATCTCTGCCTTCCGAGCCCTGCAGCACTCCTACCTGCACAAGGAGGAAAGCGACGCAGAGTGA
- the Cdk4 gene encoding cyclin-dependent kinase 4 isoform X2: protein MDVCATSRTDRDIKVTLVFEHIDQDLRTYLDKAPPPGLPVETIKDLMRQFLSGLDFLHANCIVHRDLKPENILVTSNGTVKLADFGLARIYSYQMALTPVVVTLWYRAPEVLLQSTYATPVDMWSVGCIFAEMFRRKPLFCGNSEADQLGKIFDLIGLPPEDDWPREVSLPRGAFAPRGPRPVQSVVPEMEESGAQLLLEMLTFNPHKRISAFRALQHSYLHKEESDAE from the exons ATGGATGTCTGTGCTACTTCCCGAACTGATCGGGACATCAAGGTCACCCTAGTGTTTGAGCATATAGACCAGGACCTGAGGACATACCTGGACAAAGCACCTCCACCGGGCCTGCCAGTTGAGACCATTAag GATCTGATGCGTCAGTTTCTAAGCGGCCTTGATTTTCTTCATGCAAACTGCATTGTTCACCGGGACCTGAAGCCAGAGAACATTCTAGTGACAAGTAATGGGACTGTCAAGCTGGCTGACTTTGGCCTAGCTAGAATCTACAGCTACCAGATGGCCCTCACACCTGTG GTGGTTACGCTCTGGTACCGAGCTCCTGAAGTTCTTCTGCAGTCTACATACGCAACACCCGTGGACATGTGGAGCGTTGGCTGTATCTTTGCAGAGATGTTTCGTCGGAA GCCTCTCTTCTGTGGAAACTCTGAGGCTGACCAGTTGGGGAAAATCTTTGA TCTCATTGGATTGCCTCCAGAAGACGACTGGCCTCGAGAGGTATCTCTACCTCGAGGAGCCTTTGCCCCCAGAGGGCCTCGGCCAGTGCAGTCAGTGGTGCCAGAGATGGAGGAGTCTGGAGCGCAGCTGCTACTG GAAATGCTGACCTTTAACCCACATAAGCGAATCTCTGCCTTCCGAGCCCTGCAGCACTCCTACCTGCACAAGGAGGAAAGCGACGCAGAGTGA